The Streptomyces uncialis genomic interval TGCTGCTGACCTTCGGCGCCGCCGCGCCCTACGCCGCCGACGCCGTGACCTACCTGGTGGGCGCGGTACTGCTCGCGACCCTGCGGGTGCCCCGGCCCGCCGCTCCGCCCCGTCCCTCGGGCAGCACCCTGCGCGAGGAGATCGCCGAGGGCCTGCGCACCCTGTGGCGGGACAAGGCGCTGCGCTTCCTGTGCGCGTCGACCGCTTTGAGCAACATCGGTATGGGCGCCCTCGTCGCCACCCTGGTCCTCCACGCGACCGGCTGGCTGGGCACCGGCGAGGGGGGCTACGCGGCGGCGATGACCGGGTACGCGGCGGGCAGCTTCGCCGGCGGGTTCCTCGCCCGCCGGATCGGCGACCGGTTCGGCCGGATACGCGCGGTCCTGCTCGCCGGGACCGCGCAGGTCCTCGCGCTCGTCGTGGCGGGTACGGTGCGCAGCCTCGTCGCGCTGGTCGCCGCCCTCGCGGTGCTCGGCCTGATGGGCATGGTCTGGAACGTCAACCAGGTGACGCTCACCCAGGAGCGGACCCCGCGCGGCGCCCTCGGCCGGGTCAGCGCCGCGTTCCGCACGGTGAGCATCGGCGTGGCCCCGGCCGGTGCGCTGCTCGGCGGGGTGATCGCCTCCGCCTGGGGGCTCAACACCCCCGCCCTGCTGGCGGCGGCGGTGTTCGCGGCGGCCGTCCTGCTGCTCGTCCCGGTCGCCCGGGCCGCGCCCGCCGGGCCTGCCGACACCGCCCCGGCCGGTGGCGGCTGAGCGCCGTCCGCCGGCGTCCCTGATCAATTAGGTTGGAGGAGGCCCGCGCGGCGTCGGCGCGTCACGCACCCCAGGCGATGGCAGAGAGAAGGACGAAGTCCGAGATGAACGCAGAAAGCCGTACCAGGCTCGACCGGACACCCGAGTGGACCGCTCTGGTCAAGCACCGGGAGGAACAGGACGGAGTGGGTCTGCGCGAGCTGTTCGCGGCGGACCCGGAGCGCGCCGCCCGCTACACCCTCCAGGTCGGTGACCTCCATGTCGACCACTCCAAGCACCTGGTCACGGACGAGACCCTGAGACTGCTGCGCGACCTCGCCCGGGCGACGGACGTCGAGGGCCTGCGCGACGCCATGTTCCGCGGCGACAGGATCAACACGACCGAGGACCGCGCCGTGCTGCACACCGCGCTGCGGGCGCCCCGGGGCACGGTCGTCGAGACCGGCGGGGAGGATGTCGTCCCCGGGGTGCACGCCGTCCTCGACCGGATGGCCGCGTTCTCCGCGAAGGTCCGTTCGGGGGAGTGGACCGGGCACACCGGCAAACGCCTCACGAACATCGTCAACATCGGTATCGGAGGCTCCGACCTCGGGCCCGCGATGGCGTACGAGGTGCTGCGCTCGTTCACCGACCGCGAGCTGACCGTCCGGTTCGTCTCCAACGTCGACGGCGCCGATCTGCACGAGGCCGTCCGGGACCTGGACCCGGAGCGGACGCTGTTCATCGTCGCGTCCAAGACGTTCACCACGATCGAGACCATCACCAACGCGACCTCGGCCCGTGACTGGCTCCTCACCGGGCTGAACGCCGGTCAGGAAGCCGTCGCCCGGCACTTCGTGGCGCTGTCGACCAACGCCGGGAAGGTCGAGGACTTCGGTATCGACACGGCGAACATGTTCGAGTTCTGGGACTGGGTCGGCGGGCGCTACTCCTTCGACTCCGCGATCGGGCTGTCCCTGATGATCGCGATCGGCCCGGAGCGCTTCCAGGAGATGCTCGACGGCTTCCACACCGTCGACCGGCACTTCCGTGAGGCCCCGGCCGAGGAGAACGTCCCGCTGCTGCTCGGGCTGCTCGGCGTCTGGTACGGCAACTTCCACGACGCCCAGTCGCACGCGGTGCTGCCGTACTCGCACTATCTGGCGAAGTTCACCGCGTACCTCCAGCAGCTGGACATGGAGTCCAACGGCAAGTCGGTCGACCGGGACGGTGAACCGGTGAGCTGGCAGACCGGTCCGGTGGTGTGGGGCACACCGGGGAC includes:
- a CDS encoding MFS transporter — encoded protein: MAAVQAVAADGSVVGWRGGFGRLWTAAVLSKFGDALRAAALPLLAAGLTDEPLLVAAVTACGYLPWLVFGLLGGALADRVDQRRAMAWADALRALLMAAFAVAVALGHASIGLLIALAFTLTTLQTLFDNAATALLPSLVGPRGLAGANARLMTGQQLAGGLVATPLVPLLLTFGAAAPYAADAVTYLVGAVLLATLRVPRPAAPPRPSGSTLREEIAEGLRTLWRDKALRFLCASTALSNIGMGALVATLVLHATGWLGTGEGGYAAAMTGYAAGSFAGGFLARRIGDRFGRIRAVLLAGTAQVLALVVAGTVRSLVALVAALAVLGLMGMVWNVNQVTLTQERTPRGALGRVSAAFRTVSIGVAPAGALLGGVIASAWGLNTPALLAAAVFAAAVLLLVPVARAAPAGPADTAPAGGG
- the pgi gene encoding glucose-6-phosphate isomerase gives rise to the protein MNAESRTRLDRTPEWTALVKHREEQDGVGLRELFAADPERAARYTLQVGDLHVDHSKHLVTDETLRLLRDLARATDVEGLRDAMFRGDRINTTEDRAVLHTALRAPRGTVVETGGEDVVPGVHAVLDRMAAFSAKVRSGEWTGHTGKRLTNIVNIGIGGSDLGPAMAYEVLRSFTDRELTVRFVSNVDGADLHEAVRDLDPERTLFIVASKTFTTIETITNATSARDWLLTGLNAGQEAVARHFVALSTNAGKVEDFGIDTANMFEFWDWVGGRYSFDSAIGLSLMIAIGPERFQEMLDGFHTVDRHFREAPAEENVPLLLGLLGVWYGNFHDAQSHAVLPYSHYLAKFTAYLQQLDMESNGKSVDRDGEPVSWQTGPVVWGTPGTNGQHAYYQLIHQGTKLIPADFIGFAEPVADLAPGLAAQHDLLMANFFAQTQALAFGRTPDEVRAEGVPEELVPHKTFRGDHPTTTILAKELTPSVLGQLIALYEHKVFVQGAVWNIDSFDQWGVELGKVLAKRVEPALTDGAEVPGLDASSKALVAKYRELRGR